In the Arthrobacter zhaoxinii genome, one interval contains:
- a CDS encoding ABC transporter permease, with protein MTSTSPTSPGSPPDTDPTRETQAPDAGTEDLAAAKRAKAEKIGRYVAMFLMPLLMVSMLVGGYLVAMHAPTPNDMPIAVTGQQAERFADSLEAADPDAVDVRVVGSDAEARQLVLDRKTSGAVSLTEGTASVYTASAAGASQSSTVTALLAPQVLGQGLTLQSEDLAPLPDHDMAGLGAMFLTTALMLAGYMPLSLVLSNSPELLRFRRFVPLLAGWAALIAGLVWAVTGPMLGVVEGHSAAVLGVSWLTVFAVGSVQLFLTRILGPMAVLAGMLFLMVLGVPASNMSMSVHTMPGLYPYLHSFLPAAATGESLRSFLYFDGNGAGPHLLVLVIGAVVSLLLTLILDAVQRRRKPNAAPPAINVASLHGGPRPKTRRWRYGTLAFFPLAMVTMMLSFMLGAMYEPTPRDMPVAVVGSTAEQAEQAVAGLDENMSGLFDLRAMDSADEARSQVQDRTVVGAYVLPSAENPAATLITNQAAGISQQQVLTSVFGQVAAGQQMELTSDNVAPLKDSDSMGMATMYLAMGWIMAGFMIIVVGSTAAPASRPLRKLIPIVAAWAVGMSAFLWVIADVFVGAIDGHFLPLWGAGAVAIFSMAMFTAVFERFMGMLAILPVIGILMFLGVPASGAAMSIYMEPEIFRFLHEVLPMPAAVESIRSILYFGSDTVWSHLGTLGIWGAVSLAVVTVIDHFKPPRTESHPVDAETPAAHEPKHAKVPAGV; from the coding sequence TTGACCAGTACTTCCCCGACATCCCCGGGCTCTCCGCCGGATACGGATCCGACCCGCGAAACCCAGGCTCCGGATGCCGGCACCGAGGACCTTGCCGCGGCAAAGCGCGCAAAGGCAGAGAAGATCGGCCGTTACGTGGCGATGTTCCTGATGCCGCTGCTGATGGTCTCCATGCTGGTGGGCGGTTACCTCGTGGCCATGCATGCACCGACACCGAACGACATGCCCATCGCCGTCACCGGCCAGCAGGCGGAACGCTTTGCGGACTCCCTGGAAGCCGCGGATCCGGACGCCGTCGACGTCCGCGTAGTCGGTTCCGACGCCGAGGCACGCCAGTTGGTCCTGGACCGGAAAACCTCCGGTGCAGTGTCGCTTACCGAAGGCACCGCGTCGGTGTATACGGCAAGTGCCGCCGGCGCCTCGCAGTCCAGCACCGTGACGGCGCTGCTTGCCCCGCAGGTTCTTGGACAGGGCCTGACCCTGCAGTCCGAGGACCTGGCTCCGCTGCCCGACCACGACATGGCCGGCCTGGGTGCAATGTTCCTCACCACCGCGCTGATGCTTGCCGGCTACATGCCGCTGAGCCTGGTCCTGTCCAACTCACCCGAGTTGCTTCGCTTCCGCCGCTTCGTTCCGCTGCTGGCCGGATGGGCCGCGCTGATTGCCGGCCTTGTCTGGGCCGTCACGGGTCCGATGCTCGGCGTTGTGGAAGGACACTCCGCCGCCGTGCTGGGCGTGTCCTGGCTGACCGTCTTCGCCGTCGGCAGCGTCCAGCTGTTCCTCACCCGGATCCTCGGCCCGATGGCCGTGCTCGCCGGCATGCTGTTCCTCATGGTGCTGGGTGTTCCGGCATCCAACATGAGCATGTCCGTGCACACCATGCCGGGTCTCTACCCGTATCTGCACAGCTTCCTGCCCGCGGCCGCCACCGGTGAGTCGCTGCGGTCCTTCCTGTACTTCGACGGCAACGGTGCCGGGCCCCATCTGCTGGTGCTCGTGATCGGTGCCGTGGTCTCGCTGCTGCTCACCCTCATCCTCGATGCGGTTCAGCGCCGCCGCAAGCCGAACGCCGCTCCGCCGGCAATCAACGTCGCCTCGCTGCACGGCGGACCGCGCCCGAAGACCCGCCGCTGGCGCTACGGCACCCTGGCCTTCTTCCCGCTGGCCATGGTCACGATGATGCTCTCGTTCATGTTGGGCGCAATGTACGAACCCACGCCGCGCGACATGCCGGTCGCCGTCGTCGGCTCCACCGCCGAACAGGCAGAACAGGCCGTCGCCGGCCTGGATGAAAACATGTCCGGCCTGTTTGACCTCCGTGCCATGGATTCCGCTGACGAGGCACGCAGCCAGGTGCAGGACCGGACGGTGGTGGGCGCCTACGTCCTGCCCTCGGCCGAAAACCCCGCCGCCACGCTCATTACCAACCAGGCAGCGGGCATAAGCCAGCAGCAGGTCCTCACCTCGGTGTTCGGGCAGGTGGCCGCAGGCCAGCAGATGGAACTGACCTCCGACAACGTGGCCCCGCTGAAGGACTCGGACTCCATGGGCATGGCCACCATGTACCTTGCCATGGGCTGGATTATGGCCGGCTTCATGATTATTGTGGTCGGCTCGACGGCGGCTCCGGCCAGCCGTCCGCTGCGTAAACTGATCCCCATTGTCGCGGCCTGGGCCGTCGGCATGTCGGCCTTCCTCTGGGTCATCGCCGACGTTTTCGTCGGGGCGATCGACGGGCACTTCCTGCCGCTCTGGGGAGCCGGCGCCGTCGCGATCTTCTCCATGGCCATGTTCACGGCGGTCTTCGAACGGTTCATGGGCATGCTCGCCATCCTCCCGGTGATCGGCATCCTGATGTTCCTCGGTGTGCCGGCCTCCGGTGCGGCCATGTCCATCTACATGGAACCGGAGATTTTCCGCTTCCTGCATGAGGTGCTGCCGATGCCGGCCGCGGTGGAATCGATCCGCTCGATCCTCTACTTCGGCTCGGACACCGTCTGGTCCCACCTGGGAACCCTCGGCATCTGGGGTGCGGTGTCGCTGGCCGTGGTCACGGTTATTGACCACTTCAAGCCGCCGCGCACCGAGAGCCATCCGGTGGACGCCGAGACACCTGCTGCGCACGAGCCGAAGCACGCAAAGGTGCCGGCCGGCGTCTAA